The following proteins are encoded in a genomic region of Paenibacillus sp. FSL H3-0469:
- a CDS encoding EsaB/YukD family protein — MEYVMVTLKAGMVEADLKLPSEIPVSELLEMLEEPLALKKPQRGRLQAEPLGRILESARSLEEEGVSHGALLTLIGEE, encoded by the coding sequence ATGGAATATGTGATGGTTACGCTGAAGGCAGGAATGGTGGAAGCTGATCTGAAGCTGCCCTCGGAAATCCCGGTATCTGAACTGCTGGAGATGCTGGAGGAGCCGCTTGCGCTGAAGAAGCCGCAGAGAGGGAGACTGCAGGCAGAGCCGCTGGGCCGTATTCTGGAGAGCGCACGTTCACTTGAGGAAGAGGGTGTCAGCCACGGCGCGCTGCTGACGCTGATAGGAGAGGAATGA
- a CDS encoding DUF5050 domain-containing protein encodes MNDNIAGGGLLLQTPGVYCITDLCGTLEPEPGTYLLSRDEEGAARLPGILWFMNEAGGLLFASDQSRGNALCRVDTGTLELKVLLHEPCREIRLRAGWLFYINEKDGRLYRCLPDGRKTECLTDSVVQCYTILGEQLYYACAQGIYSCPLEGNRSTRLTEGGAAYLQYCGTRLLYADLMNGHALTLLDPLSGEQKAYPDLIPLSMISEGGYIYCCNAGNDGSIYRLDLKSGESLRIYGERADRVHKADGQLFFIHQELWYTMPMSGGQEVRFQADRSR; translated from the coding sequence ATGAATGATAATATTGCAGGCGGCGGACTCCTGTTACAGACTCCGGGTGTGTACTGCATAACGGATCTATGCGGGACGCTGGAACCGGAACCGGGAACTTATCTGTTGAGCCGGGATGAAGAAGGAGCTGCAAGGCTGCCCGGAATCCTCTGGTTCATGAATGAAGCGGGCGGGTTGCTGTTCGCCAGTGACCAGAGCCGTGGTAATGCCTTGTGCAGAGTGGATACGGGAACGCTGGAGCTGAAAGTACTGCTGCATGAGCCTTGCCGCGAGATCAGGCTCAGAGCAGGCTGGCTGTTTTACATTAATGAAAAGGATGGAAGATTGTACCGTTGTCTGCCGGACGGACGCAAGACCGAATGCCTTACGGACAGTGTGGTGCAGTGCTATACGATCTTGGGAGAACAGCTCTATTATGCTTGCGCACAAGGTATTTACAGTTGTCCATTGGAGGGTAACCGCTCTACCCGGCTGACTGAGGGAGGCGCTGCTTATCTGCAGTACTGCGGAACGCGGCTCCTGTATGCGGATCTGATGAATGGACATGCCTTGACGCTGCTTGATCCGCTGTCCGGTGAGCAGAAAGCCTACCCGGACCTGATTCCGCTCAGCATGATCAGCGAAGGTGGTTACATCTACTGCTGCAATGCGGGCAATGACGGATCGATCTATAGGCTGGATCTGAAGTCTGGTGAGAGCCTGCGCATTTATGGAGAGCGTGCGGACCGCGTGCATAAGGCAGACGGGCAATTGTTCTTCATTCATCAAGAGCTGTGGTACACCATGCCAATGTCAGGCGGACAAGAGGTTCGCTTTCAGGCAGACAGAAGTCGTTAA
- the essC gene encoding type VII secretion protein EssC, whose amino-acid sequence MAKVYEFSRQPRFLPDMPGGELEIPNPPHAYAKPEIAWMALLVPPAVMLVITVLLALTAQSMYMMLSIAMTVTTLLFSFTGAASQIRKYNRQKKEREQKYLQYIADVRTELSLARTQQSKALHEMNPEPEACLHRLQQHDSKLWERTPVHQDFLSLRLGVGSVPSALRIVYNKQAVVLENDPLLMEPHRLALEFAKVPDAPVTVNLLEAEICGLAGEAERTRHLLQQMVLQLVTHHGYDDVKLVLLVPEERVQDWSWLKHLPHVWNEDFTTRYLLCGRPMAHPVLGELQEILRERELRTVHGSLHPHYVFIIEDPSLLENEPIYNYLYNGNSRLGVSSMFIAANKAYLPMNSRVVIHMNSKSAELADKISGVKLTFVPDQVNTRTLEQSARKLAPLRLRSTGAAFALPASVTLLDMLGVRTVEELDFPSIWSRNKTFRGMSVPIGVRAGGNAFRLDLHESGHGPHGLVAGTTGSGKSELLQSLIISLAIHYHPHDLVFVLIDYKGGGMADVFRGLPHLVGTITNLGGNETNRALLSIKSELLRRQRLFAEQGVNNIDRYQKLYHNGGLERGMTPIPHLIMIADEFAELKQDQPDFMKELVSAARVGRSLGVHLILATQKPAGIVDDQIWSNAKFKICLKVQDEADSKDVIKRPDAAMIKEPGRAFIQVGNDEIFEMFQSAYSGAMYDPGNVQRHHLRHKRIYRLQLNGKQEQIYPLDEEKLPEMEVPSQLESVVKSLAASARSADIHPLPGPWHPPLPESVHLAELYKAGGGWEEAGGWPSVQETLSIPVGLVDDPRGQRQEALMLDLVGEGNLFIYGAPGTGKTVLLRTLCLSAAYRYSPEDVHLYLMDCGGSSFKALEALPHCGGVMTLEQEKSILQFTKFLFRTMNERKRIFEDSGADGFADYRARIGKLASVVLVIDNYFALSETYEELDEQMVVLAREGTKYGIYMVVTATNASLVRYKFAINFKNAISLQMTEKSEYEMIVGRTEGLEPSRAAGRGLVRSKPPLEFQTALPLLPEQKHGGVEQWILHLRKQADTGLLTEAPRIPVMPAFIDIRKLNEACALPEGRLAIGLSDNDLQPAVLDLDTTPIVMVAGDPMSGKSTLLVSWVTQLLRQSGKTAIYALDSGSMGIYSVLGQSGVTDLAAVDDMYAFAEEIKNELEGRRRSLLAVKSSGGAAAALYTSWPRIVFVIDRLTEFTNGDLYALKELLERMVKQERALKVAVIAGDNTSELAGNWDGLGKAIREEQCGLQLGSLKDQNLFNVRLPYGEKEKELEPGDGYLIMKNKYSGIRTAT is encoded by the coding sequence ATGGCAAAAGTATACGAATTCAGCCGCCAGCCCAGATTTTTGCCGGATATGCCTGGCGGTGAACTGGAAATTCCGAATCCTCCGCATGCCTATGCTAAACCGGAGATCGCCTGGATGGCGCTGCTGGTGCCACCTGCCGTAATGCTCGTCATTACCGTGCTGCTGGCACTGACAGCCCAGTCTATGTATATGATGCTCTCCATTGCCATGACGGTAACCACGCTTCTGTTTTCCTTCACGGGTGCAGCGTCGCAGATCCGTAAGTATAACCGGCAGAAGAAGGAGCGGGAGCAGAAGTATCTGCAATATATTGCCGATGTCCGTACCGAGCTGTCACTGGCCCGGACTCAGCAGAGCAAGGCGCTGCACGAGATGAACCCGGAGCCTGAAGCCTGTCTGCATCGGCTTCAGCAGCATGACAGCAAGCTGTGGGAACGGACGCCGGTTCACCAGGATTTTCTCTCCTTGCGGCTGGGAGTAGGCAGTGTGCCGTCCGCCTTACGTATCGTATACAACAAGCAGGCAGTCGTGCTGGAGAATGACCCGCTGCTGATGGAGCCGCACCGGCTGGCGCTGGAGTTCGCCAAGGTTCCTGATGCACCGGTTACGGTTAACCTGCTGGAGGCAGAAATCTGCGGCCTGGCAGGAGAGGCAGAGCGAACCCGGCATCTGCTGCAGCAAATGGTCCTGCAGCTGGTGACGCATCACGGATACGATGATGTGAAGCTCGTGCTGCTGGTGCCGGAGGAACGTGTTCAGGATTGGAGTTGGCTTAAGCATCTGCCCCATGTGTGGAATGAGGATTTCACCACCCGTTACCTGCTCTGCGGCCGGCCGATGGCCCACCCTGTGCTGGGTGAATTACAGGAGATTCTGAGGGAACGGGAGCTGCGCACGGTGCACGGGAGTTTGCATCCGCATTATGTCTTTATCATTGAAGATCCTTCGCTGCTTGAGAATGAACCTATTTACAATTATCTCTATAACGGGAATTCCCGGCTTGGCGTATCCTCGATGTTCATTGCAGCCAATAAAGCCTATCTTCCGATGAACAGCCGCGTAGTGATCCATATGAACAGTAAGAGTGCTGAACTCGCGGACAAAATATCGGGAGTCAAGCTGACCTTCGTGCCCGATCAGGTGAATACAAGAACGCTTGAACAGTCGGCCCGTAAGCTGGCCCCTCTGCGTCTGCGGTCTACGGGAGCAGCGTTTGCTCTTCCTGCTTCGGTCACACTGCTGGACATGCTGGGGGTCCGTACCGTGGAGGAACTGGATTTCCCGTCCATTTGGAGCCGCAACAAGACGTTCAGGGGAATGAGTGTCCCTATCGGTGTACGCGCAGGCGGAAACGCATTTCGTCTGGATCTGCATGAGAGCGGGCATGGCCCCCACGGCCTGGTTGCCGGGACCACGGGTTCAGGCAAAAGCGAGCTGCTTCAGAGCCTGATTATTTCGCTGGCGATCCACTATCATCCGCATGACCTGGTCTTTGTCCTGATTGACTACAAGGGCGGCGGGATGGCCGATGTATTCCGGGGGCTTCCGCACCTGGTGGGGACGATTACCAACCTGGGCGGGAATGAGACGAACCGGGCGCTGCTCTCCATCAAAAGCGAGCTGCTGCGCCGCCAGCGGCTGTTCGCTGAACAAGGCGTCAACAATATCGACCGCTACCAGAAGCTGTATCATAACGGAGGCCTGGAACGCGGCATGACGCCTATTCCGCATCTGATCATGATTGCCGATGAATTCGCGGAGCTGAAGCAGGATCAGCCCGACTTCATGAAGGAACTGGTCAGTGCCGCGAGAGTAGGGCGAAGCCTGGGGGTGCATCTGATACTGGCTACGCAGAAGCCGGCAGGAATCGTGGATGATCAGATCTGGAGCAATGCGAAATTCAAGATCTGTCTGAAGGTCCAGGATGAAGCGGACAGCAAGGATGTTATTAAGCGTCCGGATGCGGCAATGATCAAGGAGCCGGGACGGGCGTTTATCCAGGTAGGGAATGACGAGATCTTTGAGATGTTCCAGTCGGCTTACTCTGGAGCGATGTATGATCCTGGCAACGTGCAAAGGCATCACCTCCGGCACAAGCGCATTTACCGGCTGCAGCTCAACGGCAAGCAGGAGCAGATCTATCCGCTGGATGAAGAGAAGCTGCCTGAGATGGAGGTGCCAAGCCAACTGGAGAGCGTGGTCAAATCGCTGGCAGCTTCTGCCCGGAGCGCAGACATTCACCCGCTCCCCGGACCCTGGCATCCTCCGCTGCCTGAATCGGTACATTTAGCGGAATTGTATAAGGCTGGCGGGGGCTGGGAGGAAGCCGGCGGCTGGCCGTCCGTCCAGGAGACGCTGAGTATCCCTGTTGGTCTTGTAGATGACCCGCGCGGGCAAAGGCAGGAAGCGCTGATGCTTGATTTGGTCGGGGAGGGCAATCTCTTCATTTACGGTGCGCCGGGCACGGGCAAAACGGTGTTGCTGAGAACCTTATGTTTGTCAGCGGCTTACCGGTATTCACCGGAAGACGTACATCTATACCTGATGGATTGCGGAGGCTCTTCGTTCAAAGCGCTTGAAGCGCTGCCCCATTGCGGGGGTGTGATGACGCTGGAGCAAGAGAAGAGTATTCTCCAGTTTACTAAGTTCCTGTTCCGCACCATGAATGAGCGCAAGCGGATTTTTGAAGACAGCGGGGCGGACGGCTTTGCCGATTACCGGGCAAGGATCGGCAAGCTGGCGTCAGTGGTGCTTGTGATTGACAACTATTTCGCCTTATCGGAGACCTATGAGGAATTGGATGAGCAGATGGTGGTGCTGGCGCGGGAAGGGACCAAATATGGAATCTATATGGTGGTTACGGCTACCAATGCTTCGCTTGTACGCTATAAATTCGCTATCAATTTCAAGAATGCCATCAGCCTGCAGATGACAGAGAAAAGCGAATATGAAATGATTGTCGGCCGCACGGAAGGCCTGGAGCCATCACGTGCGGCCGGCCGGGGACTTGTGCGCAGCAAGCCTCCGCTGGAGTTCCAGACGGCATTGCCGCTCCTGCCAGAGCAGAAGCATGGAGGAGTGGAGCAGTGGATACTTCACCTGCGTAAACAGGCAGACACCGGGCTGTTAACGGAAGCACCGCGGATTCCGGTGATGCCGGCTTTCATTGATATCCGTAAGCTGAATGAGGCTTGTGCACTGCCGGAAGGGCGGCTGGCGATTGGACTATCAGATAACGACCTTCAGCCTGCCGTCCTGGATCTGGACACAACACCTATCGTCATGGTAGCCGGAGATCCTATGTCCGGTAAAAGTACATTGCTGGTATCCTGGGTCACACAGCTGCTGAGACAGTCTGGGAAGACCGCCATCTATGCGCTTGATTCGGGGAGTATGGGAATCTACAGTGTGTTGGGGCAGTCCGGTGTAACGGATTTGGCAGCCGTCGATGATATGTATGCCTTTGCAGAAGAAATCAAGAATGAGCTTGAGGGCAGACGCCGCTCCCTGCTTGCGGTCAAGAGCAGCGGTGGTGCAGCCGCAGCGCTGTATACCTCATGGCCGCGTATCGTCTTCGTCATTGACCGGCTTACGGAGTTCACGAATGGTGACCTCTATGCCTTGAAAGAATTGCTGGAACGAATGGTGAAGCAGGAACGGGCGCTTAAGGTTGCCGTTATTGCCGGAGATAACACGTCGGAGCTGGCCGGGAACTGGGACGGACTCGGAAAGGCGATCCGCGAGGAACAATGCGGACTTCAGCTGGGCAGCCTGAAGGATCAGAATCTGTTCAACGTCCGGTTGCCTTACGGTGAGAAGGAGAAGGAGCTGGAGCCGGGGGATGGCTACCTGATTATGAAGAATAAATACTCGGGTATCCGCACGGCTACTTAG
- a CDS encoding WXG100 family type VII secretion target produces MPTPQEIRRQSGNVSSAAEDIRREQSKNDSSAAQSSSWWKGGAGDTYRSEYQEITRDVTRLLGQMRELQNQLQALAGAVQRADDERRAKAKAEEEARRALAAAAARKK; encoded by the coding sequence TTGCCTACGCCGCAAGAAATCCGCCGGCAGTCAGGAAATGTAAGCAGTGCGGCGGAGGATATCCGCCGGGAGCAGAGTAAGAATGACAGCAGTGCCGCTCAGAGCAGCAGCTGGTGGAAGGGTGGAGCCGGGGATACTTACCGCAGTGAGTATCAGGAGATTACCCGGGATGTAACCCGTTTGCTTGGACAGATGCGGGAGCTGCAGAATCAGCTGCAGGCCCTGGCGGGCGCTGTCCAGCGGGCTGACGATGAACGCAGGGCGAAGGCGAAGGCGGAAGAAGAGGCCCGCCGCGCGCTGGCCGCAGCCGCTGCGAGGAAGAAGTAA
- a CDS encoding WXG100 family type VII secretion target produces MVKQVFSPEQARSVASSIKAKGQSAKDIINKLDSEIKAAEAWWQGESSKAFIEEFNQLKPSLDKLVECVNGISMQLNKVAEIKEQSDRDIASQLRR; encoded by the coding sequence ATGGTGAAACAGGTGTTCAGTCCTGAGCAGGCTAGAAGTGTAGCCAGTTCCATTAAAGCTAAAGGCCAAAGTGCTAAAGATATCATCAACAAGCTGGATAGTGAGATCAAAGCTGCTGAAGCATGGTGGCAAGGTGAATCCTCCAAGGCCTTCATTGAGGAATTCAACCAGTTGAAGCCGTCGCTCGACAAGCTGGTCGAGTGTGTGAATGGCATCAGTATGCAATTGAACAAGGTAGCAGAGATCAAGGAGCAAAGCGATCGCGATATTGCCAGCCAGCTTCGCAGATAG